One part of the Paenibacillus silvisoli genome encodes these proteins:
- a CDS encoding HD domain-containing protein, which produces MTNLIADIKIPDSKLAIEAAELVRDHADDLLWNHSNRTFLFAAMRGNMNKMKYDAELLYISSLFHDLGLTPAFRSPDKRFEVDGANAARDFLKSRGVPEDSIRLVWDAVALHTTIGIAEYKETEVALMNFGVAYDVVGKNFDLISAETRQQVVEAFPRCGLKHNILHAFLEGFKHKPETTYGTINADICETLLPGYKRPNFCHHVLHSIWDE; this is translated from the coding sequence ATGACGAATTTAATCGCTGATATAAAGATTCCGGATAGTAAGTTAGCCATTGAAGCTGCTGAGTTAGTGCGCGACCATGCCGACGACCTTCTGTGGAACCACTCAAACCGGACATTTCTGTTTGCGGCTATGAGGGGCAACATGAATAAAATGAAATATGACGCTGAATTGCTTTATATCAGTTCGCTTTTCCACGATCTAGGCCTCACTCCTGCTTTCCGAAGCCCGGACAAGCGCTTTGAGGTCGATGGAGCTAATGCTGCCCGCGATTTTCTTAAAAGTCGAGGCGTTCCGGAAGATTCCATTCGGCTTGTATGGGATGCTGTTGCCTTGCACACCACCATCGGGATCGCCGAATATAAGGAAACCGAAGTGGCGCTGATGAATTTTGGCGTCGCTTATGATGTAGTCGGGAAGAACTTCGATCTCATCTCAGCAGAAACGCGGCAGCAAGTCGTCGAAGCTTTTCCTCGCTGCGGGTTAAAACATAACATCTTACATGCATTCTTGGAAGGCTTTAAACACAAACCGGAAACAACTTATGGAACAATTAACGCCGATATATGCGAAACGCTTCTTCCTGGATATAAGCGTCCGAACTTCTGCCACCATGTCCTTCATTCCATATGGGATGAGTAA
- a CDS encoding DMT family transporter: MKYKAWIFLILANLFWAGNMIFGKFSAAEFPAVWTAFLRWAVALILLIPIAHFMEKPSWLQIWKKYWAFFILLGAIAIVIYSYLSYASLQFTSATNGALINTLTPALILLFSLLFLREKVSTFQVIGLITSFIGVLIVLTKGNLLQLFQTEYNKGDALMFLAVVCWTVYSLLLKKAKGIPPVTLVTNIAIVGLILMIPFLFLQPLQTQEVTSLGIIGIIYLGVFPAVGSFIFWNQGVKVLGAGKAGITMNLIPVFTAIIAFTLGQGLVISQIVGGLITITGMVFTSKKRKQASPEKSKVSQLHESSI, encoded by the coding sequence ATGAAATATAAAGCTTGGATTTTTCTTATATTAGCTAATCTATTTTGGGCGGGCAATATGATTTTTGGTAAATTCAGCGCAGCAGAATTTCCTGCAGTTTGGACAGCATTCCTAAGATGGGCCGTCGCATTAATTCTACTTATTCCCATTGCCCATTTCATGGAGAAACCTTCTTGGCTTCAAATATGGAAAAAGTACTGGGCGTTTTTCATTTTGTTAGGTGCAATTGCAATTGTGATCTATAGTTATCTCTCGTATGCATCACTACAGTTTACATCTGCAACGAACGGTGCTCTAATTAACACGCTCACTCCAGCTCTGATCTTGCTTTTTTCACTACTATTCCTAAGAGAGAAGGTTAGCACCTTTCAGGTCATCGGATTGATCACTTCATTCATAGGTGTCCTGATTGTTTTAACCAAAGGTAATCTGCTGCAATTGTTTCAAACTGAGTATAATAAGGGCGATGCCCTCATGTTTCTGGCCGTGGTATGCTGGACAGTCTATTCCTTGCTTTTGAAAAAAGCAAAGGGAATTCCGCCAGTTACTTTGGTAACAAACATAGCGATAGTCGGTCTGATTCTGATGATTCCCTTTTTGTTTTTGCAACCACTGCAGACTCAAGAAGTAACTTCTTTAGGGATTATTGGGATCATTTATTTGGGGGTATTCCCGGCTGTTGGCTCATTTATTTTTTGGAATCAAGGCGTGAAGGTGTTGGGGGCAGGAAAAGCCGGTATTACCATGAATTTGATTCCTGTTTTTACAGCAATTATTGCGTTTACCTTAGGACAAGGTCTGGTGATTTCTCAAATTGTCGGAGGTCTCATAACGATAACCGGTATGGTTTTCACTTCAAAAAAACGAAAACAGGCTTCTCCCGAGAAAAGTAAGGTATCCCAGCTGCATGAATCATCCATATAG
- a CDS encoding transposase — MSHGNQLLRKAGLNLAERGSGKYKGHIKLTKRGNSLLRKHLYFSVIDRTKECEGEIWESESQGPCGERLSVTRCCKQTNTFYSSMPQTEQLSPSHVILETPIDSYI, encoded by the coding sequence TTGTCTCATGGGAACCAGTTATTGCGAAAGGCTGGCTTGAACTTAGCGGAACGTGGCTCCGGCAAGTATAAAGGGCACATTAAGCTGACCAAACGAGGAAACTCATTGCTGCGTAAGCATTTGTATTTTTCGGTGATAGATAGGACGAAGGAATGTGAGGGCGAGATTTGGGAGAGTGAATCCCAAGGGCCTTGTGGAGAGAGGCTTTCAGTAACGAGATGTTGTAAACAGACCAACACCTTCTATTCCAGCATGCCTCAAACGGAGCAGCTTAGCCCCTCTCATGTAATTCTTGAAACTCCTATTGATTCTTACATATAA
- a CDS encoding Rrf2 family transcriptional regulator, giving the protein MQYSIGVEYALHCLVYLIPNESKIGIKELAYFQGIPETYLSKIFTKLAKAGIISSVPGVKGGFKLARDPDEISFWDVVEAVEGKEPIFQCQNIKDKSYLYRNRDCSDCTVSTSSCTINLVMLQAEEAMQNILRSKKLSWLEEELDRVLPAQTRKDTRAFFAKDDSIKESDLSLRRV; this is encoded by the coding sequence ATGCAGTATAGTATCGGAGTTGAATATGCGCTGCATTGTCTAGTTTACTTAATTCCAAACGAATCAAAGATTGGTATCAAGGAACTTGCGTATTTTCAAGGCATACCGGAGACCTACTTATCCAAAATATTTACAAAGCTTGCTAAAGCAGGTATCATCTCGTCAGTTCCTGGCGTCAAAGGTGGATTTAAACTTGCACGGGATCCGGACGAAATTTCCTTCTGGGATGTGGTCGAGGCCGTAGAGGGCAAAGAGCCCATTTTCCAATGCCAGAACATTAAGGATAAGAGTTATCTGTATCGTAATCGCGACTGTTCAGACTGTACAGTTTCCACGAGCTCATGCACAATTAATTTAGTTATGCTCCAAGCAGAAGAGGCTATGCAAAATATTTTGCGCAGTAAGAAATTGTCCTGGCTGGAGGAGGAATTAGATCGTGTTTTACCCGCGCAGACACGCAAGGATACACGAGCCTTTTTTGCAAAAGACGATTCTATCAAGGAAAGTGATTTAAGTTTGAGAAGAGTTTGA
- a CDS encoding GerAB/ArcD/ProY family transporter, protein MKLTRWQFFCMMTALEVCMTIWLTIGPALRIAKQDAWISILVGGCIGASIAYINACISRLFPDQTLIKFSEFIFGKWVGKIVSLLYFATWYSVAAVILRDAADFLQLVLFRKTPMFMIVGIILLLMLYINYIGGLPALGRFSEIASPLMLVVIITTFLFNLKNVQPHLIRPIYEDTGLTTILKGSMIYASFLGEAYFIFMLMPFLKTPRKAGKDLLLVILTTTLTVTLATIFVIMLFGPHYPANFLYPYFFAVRFISLLDFIENMDIWLMLVWLFAVFLKLSLYMFICSYGTAQWLGIKKWKNIIWWFAGIMFVSALLPENVPLVTKDYAQKIWAPLVFPIIMIGIPILMLIVGTIKKQRQIRRG, encoded by the coding sequence ATGAAACTTACTCGTTGGCAGTTTTTTTGCATGATGACTGCATTGGAAGTATGTATGACCATATGGTTAACGATTGGACCTGCACTCAGAATAGCTAAACAGGATGCCTGGATATCCATTCTCGTCGGAGGTTGCATCGGAGCCAGCATCGCATATATAAATGCATGCATCAGCAGGCTTTTTCCCGATCAGACCCTAATTAAGTTCTCTGAATTTATTTTCGGTAAATGGGTCGGAAAAATTGTATCGCTTCTGTATTTCGCCACCTGGTACTCCGTCGCGGCCGTTATTTTGCGAGATGCGGCGGATTTTCTGCAGCTTGTATTATTTCGAAAAACCCCGATGTTCATGATTGTCGGGATAATTCTGCTTCTCATGCTGTACATCAATTATATTGGAGGTTTACCAGCTCTAGGGCGATTTAGCGAAATAGCAAGTCCATTAATGCTTGTTGTAATCATCACAACTTTTTTGTTTAATCTAAAAAACGTTCAACCGCATCTCATTCGTCCTATTTATGAAGATACGGGCTTAACAACGATCTTGAAAGGCTCCATGATTTATGCTTCCTTCCTGGGCGAGGCTTACTTCATTTTCATGCTGATGCCATTCCTTAAAACACCTAGAAAGGCCGGTAAGGATTTACTTCTGGTCATTTTAACGACAACTCTAACAGTTACTCTCGCGACAATTTTTGTAATTATGCTGTTCGGACCCCATTACCCGGCAAATTTTTTGTACCCGTACTTCTTTGCCGTTCGGTTTATTTCCTTGCTTGATTTTATTGAGAATATGGATATTTGGTTAATGCTCGTATGGTTGTTTGCTGTCTTTCTCAAGCTGTCACTCTATATGTTTATTTGTTCATACGGAACGGCTCAATGGCTCGGAATAAAAAAATGGAAAAATATCATCTGGTGGTTTGCGGGAATTATGTTTGTATCGGCGCTACTCCCGGAAAATGTCCCTCTAGTTACTAAGGATTATGCCCAGAAGATTTGGGCTCCCTTGGTTTTTCCCATTATCATGATTGGGATCCCCATTTTGATGCTAATTGTAGGAACCATAAAAAAACAGCGTCAAATTCGAAGAGGATAA
- a CDS encoding Ger(x)C family spore germination protein — protein MKGRYIQIVFICCSILLLNGCWDRTEINDYAFWMGTALDKSENKKVKVSAQIALPKEIGVDPKKGGTGRSSLVISAEGNTLLDTCQTIQNRLPRRIFIGHRRAVFISERLARDGLSELMDMYSRNSELSLRSGIFVVVGQPPEEILRLESPFNPFSSDAIVRQDKFAKIGDVAARDLFVSFSSEGTCPILSAINSKLLNKDEKKSVVDINQLAVFNKKMQMVGLLNNEESMVTLWIINRLRLYYLTSYVPEGNGYVTVDETNLSSFVKTDFKDGKPTINISLRGVGTIRENLTEFDLSNSSKLALVESAFNRYVKKLAENTIRRVQESYSTDIFGLGEKIHEQHPNEWKSLRHDWEKHFHKLDISVNAQVHLKRIGVYGPRPQQGNISF, from the coding sequence ATGAAGGGGAGATACATACAAATCGTATTTATTTGCTGCTCTATACTGCTGTTAAACGGCTGCTGGGATCGAACGGAGATTAACGATTACGCATTTTGGATGGGAACCGCTCTGGACAAGTCCGAGAATAAGAAAGTGAAAGTAAGTGCACAAATCGCACTACCGAAGGAAATCGGAGTCGACCCGAAAAAAGGCGGGACGGGGCGTAGCAGTCTGGTTATCAGTGCAGAGGGTAATACTCTTCTAGACACTTGCCAAACGATCCAAAACCGATTGCCGCGCCGTATATTTATCGGGCATCGTAGGGCTGTTTTTATATCGGAAAGGCTGGCACGTGATGGTCTTAGTGAGTTAATGGACATGTATTCACGGAACTCTGAACTATCATTGCGGTCGGGCATATTTGTAGTGGTAGGCCAACCTCCGGAGGAAATATTAAGACTAGAAAGCCCATTCAATCCGTTTTCTTCTGATGCCATCGTACGGCAGGATAAGTTCGCCAAAATCGGAGACGTTGCTGCACGCGATTTATTCGTCTCATTTTCTTCCGAGGGAACATGTCCAATTTTATCTGCCATCAATTCCAAGTTGTTAAATAAAGATGAGAAGAAGAGCGTGGTGGATATTAATCAGCTAGCGGTATTTAACAAAAAAATGCAAATGGTCGGTTTATTGAATAACGAAGAATCTATGGTCACCCTATGGATCATCAATCGTCTCCGATTATATTATTTAACGAGCTATGTTCCGGAGGGAAATGGTTATGTGACAGTTGACGAAACTAACCTCTCCTCCTTTGTTAAAACTGACTTTAAAGACGGTAAACCCACAATAAACATTTCTCTTAGGGGTGTCGGAACCATAAGGGAAAATTTAACGGAATTTGATTTAAGTAATTCAAGTAAGCTTGCCCTCGTCGAGTCCGCATTTAATCGCTATGTGAAGAAATTAGCCGAAAATACAATTCGCAGAGTGCAGGAAAGCTACAGCACAGATATTTTCGGATTAGGCGAGAAAATACATGAGCAGCATCCTAATGAATGGAAATCTCTTCGGCATGATTGGGAGAAGCATTTTCATAAGCTGGACATCAGTGTAAATGCTCAAGTTCATCTGAAGCGCATCGGAGTATATGGTCCTCGCCCTCAACAAGGAAACATTTCTTTCTAA
- a CDS encoding FMN-dependent NADH-azoreductase → MEKLLVINAHATVDSPDSVSLEVGNYFIENYRKMNPNESIEQINLYGEEIPEVNSTVLSAWGKFASGGELTVEERRVTGRMNEILQQFKSAKKYVIIMPLHNFNIPSRLKDYMDNVMIARETFKYTENGGVGLLTDGRSLLVIQGSGGIYTNNDWYTDNEFSHKYLKSMFNFLGVEDYQIIRAQGTSILDKADVLNKAKDEAEEAAARLAKIVTV, encoded by the coding sequence ATGGAAAAGTTACTTGTTATTAATGCGCATGCCACTGTTGATTCCCCTGACTCAGTCAGTCTTGAAGTCGGCAATTATTTTATTGAGAACTACCGCAAGATGAATCCAAACGAATCGATAGAGCAAATTAATCTCTATGGCGAAGAAATTCCGGAAGTGAACAGCACTGTTCTGAGCGCTTGGGGGAAGTTTGCATCGGGTGGAGAATTGACCGTCGAAGAGAGACGAGTTACCGGCAGAATGAACGAAATTTTGCAACAATTCAAGAGCGCGAAGAAATACGTGATTATTATGCCGCTCCATAACTTTAATATCCCCTCGCGGCTAAAGGATTACATGGATAACGTCATGATCGCCCGTGAAACCTTCAAATATACGGAAAATGGCGGAGTAGGTTTATTAACGGACGGACGTAGTCTGCTCGTTATCCAAGGAAGTGGCGGCATCTATACAAATAACGATTGGTACACAGATAACGAATTCTCACATAAGTACCTTAAATCGATGTTTAATTTTCTTGGCGTTGAGGATTACCAAATTATCCGAGCTCAAGGTACAAGCATCCTTGACAAAGCAGACGTACTGAATAAAGCAAAAGATGAGGCCGAAGAAGCGGCAGCGCGTCTGGCAAAGATAGTAACCGTCTAA
- a CDS encoding SDR family NAD(P)-dependent oxidoreductase, with protein sequence MFEKGEGLKQEKLFSRRCATIIKVNFDLNGKVAIVTGAGRGIGRTIAEGLAQSGADVILTARTEAEVIRAADEINQATGRPTLGITCDVTNKQSIDSVVHQVLDKFGKIDILVNNAGTNVRQTAFELSEEEWDFLVDTNVKSVFLMSQAVGKHMVERQTGRIVNIASAASELTLTFSSAYGPSKAAVVHLTRQLANEWAKFGVTVNAISPWFIRTSLNAKALDDPEFRSLIEQRTPMGRFGRLEEMIAPVLFFCSEGSGYITGQNLFVDGGVTHFGV encoded by the coding sequence TTGTTTGAGAAAGGAGAGGGCCTAAAGCAAGAAAAACTCTTTTCGCGGAGGTGCGCCACAATCATAAAAGTCAATTTCGATTTAAACGGAAAAGTAGCAATCGTTACCGGTGCTGGACGTGGTATAGGACGAACTATTGCGGAAGGCTTGGCACAATCGGGAGCAGATGTCATTTTGACTGCACGGACTGAAGCAGAAGTAATTAGGGCTGCAGATGAAATAAATCAGGCAACCGGGCGGCCCACGCTGGGCATTACTTGCGATGTTACCAATAAACAATCCATCGATTCAGTTGTTCACCAGGTTCTGGACAAATTCGGCAAGATTGATATATTAGTTAATAATGCCGGTACGAATGTTCGTCAGACAGCTTTTGAACTTAGCGAGGAAGAATGGGATTTCCTAGTCGATACCAACGTAAAGTCCGTTTTCCTAATGTCTCAGGCGGTTGGAAAGCACATGGTGGAACGCCAAACCGGACGCATCGTCAATATCGCTTCTGCGGCTTCCGAATTAACATTAACCTTCTCATCAGCCTATGGACCAAGCAAAGCAGCCGTTGTACATTTAACTAGACAGCTCGCTAATGAATGGGCTAAATTCGGTGTAACTGTAAATGCAATCAGTCCTTGGTTCATTCGGACTTCTCTCAACGCAAAGGCACTTGACGATCCGGAATTTAGGTCGTTAATTGAACAGCGGACTCCGATGGGCAGGTTCGGCCGTTTAGAGGAAATGATAGCACCTGTTCTATTTTTTTGCTCTGAAGGTTCGGGTTATATTACAGGGCAAAACTTGTTTGTTGATGGCGGTGTTACGCATTTTGGCGTCTGA
- a CDS encoding DUF4309 domain-containing protein, whose product MGGITKRMLVGSWGAPTNSITIRNGSLVQQKITYVRGKYKLAFIFNSSTNLDHISLLKR is encoded by the coding sequence ATTGGCGGCATAACGAAGCGAATGCTCGTCGGTAGTTGGGGCGCACCGACGAATTCAATCACCATTCGGAACGGATCCTTGGTGCAGCAGAAAATCACCTATGTCCGCGGCAAATACAAACTTGCTTTTATTTTCAACTCTAGTACAAATCTCGATCATATCAGTTTGCTTAAACGATGA
- a CDS encoding CBO0543 family protein produces MYTIVRMLLWILAAWRWGDWRNWKYYQSTFLFVILLDLLYNFLTYNYPLWAYNPTDIIPNHTFNNLLVSFFSYPAVMFIYLGRYPTGWVKQVAWIIFWVTLLSFVELVNDIMGLMSYHNGWNFGWSVIFYSVQLPMIRLHYKKPLLTYGLSIIVTVGLIIIFKVPISAMK; encoded by the coding sequence ATGTACACTATTGTACGAATGTTATTATGGATTCTTGCGGCATGGCGTTGGGGGGATTGGCGGAACTGGAAGTATTATCAGTCCACCTTTCTCTTCGTCATTCTTCTGGACCTATTATATAACTTTCTTACTTATAATTATCCGTTGTGGGCATATAATCCTACGGATATTATTCCAAATCATACTTTTAACAATCTTCTTGTATCTTTTTTCTCTTATCCAGCCGTTATGTTTATATACTTAGGACGGTATCCAACTGGATGGGTAAAACAGGTTGCCTGGATTATCTTCTGGGTGACTCTTCTTTCTTTCGTCGAGTTAGTAAACGACATAATGGGTTTAATGAGTTACCATAATGGTTGGAATTTTGGGTGGTCTGTGATTTTTTACTCTGTACAATTGCCTATGATACGGCTCCATTACAAAAAGCCATTATTGACATATGGATTATCAATTATTGTTACAGTCGGTTTAATAATCATTTTTAAAGTGCCTATTAGTGCAATGAAGTAG
- a CDS encoding FMN-dependent NADH-azoreductase, which yields MTQVLYITANPKSIESSVGHRVGQAFLKAYRQTHANDDIEEMNVYEEDFPILDGDILSAWEKIRGGIPFSEMCHVEQQKINELNQFIDRVASADKYVFVSPMWNWSIPPRLKAFIDSIVVVGKTFHYTENGPVGHLTGKKAIHIQVSGGIYSQEPFTKMDHSHPYLKQVLNIIGIQNVEVLYVEGHGINREGADEIIRKAISDAEKHAITF from the coding sequence ATGACACAAGTTCTCTACATTACTGCTAATCCAAAATCAATTGAAAGCTCGGTTGGTCATCGAGTAGGACAAGCTTTTCTTAAAGCCTATCGCCAAACTCATGCAAATGATGATATTGAAGAAATGAATGTATATGAAGAGGACTTTCCAATCCTGGATGGCGATATTCTTTCTGCATGGGAGAAAATTCGAGGGGGAATTCCGTTTTCAGAGATGTGTCATGTCGAACAACAAAAAATCAATGAATTAAATCAATTTATTGATCGTGTAGCGAGTGCAGATAAATACGTATTTGTATCTCCGATGTGGAATTGGAGTATTCCACCACGGTTAAAAGCATTTATCGATTCTATCGTCGTGGTCGGGAAAACATTTCATTACACCGAAAATGGTCCTGTGGGACATTTAACAGGTAAAAAAGCCATTCATATTCAAGTAAGCGGCGGTATTTACTCGCAAGAACCTTTTACGAAAATGGATCATAGTCACCCTTATTTAAAGCAAGTGCTTAACATCATAGGTATACAAAATGTGGAAGTGTTATATGTGGAAGGACATGGAATTAATAGAGAGGGAGCAGATGAAATTATTCGCAAAGCTATATCGGATGCAGAAAAGCATGCGATAACTTTTTAA
- a CDS encoding spore germination protein: MVDPKSSSMPQLGTLTNQLQENENALREVFVNCSDIVFRKIPSQEQSETLLIYTDGLIDTVELEQVFIKPFINELELRQEGGLSNLRKAIRDGLLPAAQISTSSEMSEIVDGILSGKTAVMTQGEPNALLADFTKFPKRSVDEPALEASIRGPREGFTEVLRTNTSLIRRKLATPMLKLESMRIGSVSPTDTVLAYLEGAASPELIHEVRNRLQRIQLRTVLDSSYIEEYLEDHSFSPFPQIQNTERPDTVASSLMEGKVAVFVNGSPNVLLAPMTFWNGFQAAEDHYEKFLYVTAVRIIRFILFVMSLLLPSFYVALTTFHPQMIPVALMMSISSAREGIPFPTVVETLLMEIMFEGLREAGLRLPKAIGSAVSIVGALVIGEAAVQAGFISAPIVIIVASTGIASFSIPRYSMSLPFRLLRFPLLVISGTFGFFGIGAGIIAILIHLCTLESFGIPYFTPIAPLHLKQLKDTVVRAPRER; encoded by the coding sequence ATGGTCGATCCCAAATCTAGCTCCATGCCTCAGCTTGGTACGCTCACGAATCAATTACAAGAGAACGAAAATGCGTTACGCGAAGTTTTCGTCAATTGTTCGGATATTGTTTTCCGGAAAATTCCCTCCCAAGAACAATCGGAAACACTGCTTATTTATACAGACGGTTTAATAGATACTGTCGAATTGGAACAAGTCTTTATAAAGCCATTCATCAATGAGTTAGAGCTACGGCAGGAAGGAGGTCTATCTAATCTTCGCAAAGCCATAAGAGATGGATTGCTTCCGGCTGCGCAGATTAGCACTTCCTCAGAAATGAGCGAGATCGTGGATGGCATTTTAAGTGGCAAGACCGCAGTGATGACACAAGGCGAGCCAAATGCTCTACTTGCGGACTTCACAAAATTCCCCAAGCGTTCAGTGGACGAGCCAGCCCTAGAAGCTTCAATCCGGGGTCCCAGGGAAGGATTCACAGAGGTGCTGCGTACAAATACGAGCTTAATTCGCAGAAAGCTTGCAACCCCCATGTTAAAATTGGAGTCGATGCGTATAGGGAGCGTGTCACCAACCGACACGGTTCTCGCTTATTTGGAGGGAGCGGCCTCTCCCGAGTTGATTCATGAAGTCCGAAATCGTCTGCAGCGGATCCAACTCAGAACGGTTCTGGATTCAAGCTATATAGAAGAATATTTGGAAGATCATAGCTTCTCGCCGTTCCCGCAAATTCAAAATACGGAAAGGCCCGATACAGTTGCATCCAGCTTGATGGAAGGGAAAGTAGCCGTTTTTGTCAACGGTTCACCCAACGTCCTGTTGGCTCCGATGACGTTTTGGAACGGTTTCCAAGCAGCCGAAGATCATTATGAGAAATTTTTGTATGTAACGGCCGTACGGATTATTCGATTCATTCTATTTGTGATGTCGCTTTTGCTTCCTTCTTTCTATGTGGCCCTAACGACATTTCATCCGCAAATGATTCCCGTCGCGCTCATGATGAGTATTTCTTCTGCTAGGGAAGGAATCCCGTTCCCGACCGTTGTTGAAACATTGTTGATGGAAATCATGTTCGAGGGGTTGCGCGAAGCGGGACTTCGTTTGCCTAAAGCTATCGGTTCTGCAGTTAGTATAGTCGGAGCCCTCGTCATCGGTGAGGCTGCCGTACAGGCTGGTTTTATCTCGGCACCTATCGTCATTATAGTAGCAAGTACGGGCATTGCCTCGTTTTCTATTCCAAGATACAGTATGAGCTTGCCATTTCGGTTACTGAGATTCCCGTTGTTGGTAATTTCAGGCACGTTTGGTTTTTTCGGTATCGGAGCTGGCATCATTGCCATACTTATTCATCTTTGTACCTTGGAATCCTTCGGAATCCCGTACTTTACTCCGATTGCACCGTTGCATCTCAAACAACTTAAGGATACGGTCGTACGCGCTCCGCGGGAAAGGTAA
- a CDS encoding helix-turn-helix domain-containing protein, with protein MSETIGARVKRIRKLNEMTQVEFSSLLGISQGRLSEIEKDITKPSAETLIALRKRFAVDLNELLSDVE; from the coding sequence ATGTCGGAGACAATCGGTGCACGTGTGAAAAGGATACGCAAATTGAATGAGATGACTCAAGTTGAATTCTCCTCATTATTAGGAATTTCACAAGGACGACTGAGCGAAATTGAGAAAGACATTACTAAGCCCTCAGCTGAAACATTAATTGCATTAAGGAAGAGGTTCGCAGTTGATTTAAATGAGCTCTTAAGCGATGTAGAATAA